DNA sequence from the Falco biarmicus isolate bFalBia1 chromosome 5, bFalBia1.pri, whole genome shotgun sequence genome:
AATAcattaaacaggaaaaacatcCAAGTTGATAAGAAATTATCACTGTataaaaagaagtatttgttttgaagtcaaaataattttaaaaaagaaagtcaatAAGATGCTAAGGATTACcggaaaaggaaaagatataCAGTGATAAAATGTTGTGTTTGGACGGACAGAGCACACAACAAAAGGTTAGGCGGTACGTACCTGTGGCGGGACTTTTAAATTTTGAATCCACCAATGAGAAGAAGAATTTACCAGTCCGCCTATCAGAGGAAGAGCTAGTCCTATATATACCCCTCCAAGAGGGGCACGGAATCAGTTGTTGTGGTTGCGTTTTAGCTGTTTACTTCATAGTGATGGCGCGCACGAAGCAGACGGCGCGTAAGTCGACGGGCGGGAAGGCGCCCCGCAAGCAGCTGGCCACCAAGGCGGCCCGCAAGAGCGCGCCGGCCACGGGCGGCGTGAAGAAGCCGCACCGCTACCGGCCCGGCACGGTGGCGCTGCGCGAGATCCGGCGCTACCAGAAGTCGACGGAGCTGCTGATCCGCAAGCTGCCCTTCCAGCGGCTGGTGCGCGAGATCGCGCAGGACTTCAAGACCGACCTGCGCTTCCAGAGCTCGGCCGTGATGGCGCTGCAGGAGGCGAGCGAGGCCTACCTGGTGGGGCTCTTCGAGGACACCAACCTGTGCGCCATCCACGCCAAGCGCGTCACCATCATGCCCAAGGACATCCAGCTGGCACGCCGCATACGCGGAGAGCGTGCATAAGCCCATTTGGACCCCTCTCATAtctttgagagaaaaaaatttaaacaaaaaggcTCTTTTAAGAGCCACTCCATTTACAATAAGAAGGGCTGTTGCACTTAATATATCCAcctactttttaatttttgctttttttgcgCTCCCAATACCGAATAATGAAAAAACGTTAGGCTTGATAAAGGAAACACTTGTACCTGCAATTTCAGGTATAACGTGGAGCAGTGAGCAGGGTGTCCCTCTGCGTTTGAGTTGCAGGGCACAGCGAGCCGTGGCAGTTTCCCGGTGCAGGGAAGCGTGTGCCGTTTTGGAAAGCTTCAGCGTGACGCGGTGTTGGAAAGGGGCGAAATTTTCCCGCGGGGAAAAGGCTCCTCGTCAAACAACGGGGGGATGCGTACCGCGTTTCCCCTCCCCCAGTAGcccccctccttttctcctgctcACTGACACAGCCACCCTAGACGTCTGTCTCTACCTCCTCAGGTCTGCGCCCCCAACCGGCACTTTTCCGGCCcgtctgctttaaaaaattttaaaaagagaaaatgcaagCAAACGCGGGGCGCCTCGGCCCCGCGGGTCCGGGCtccggcggcgggagcgggcggtCCGGCGGGGCGGAGCCGCCTGCTGAAGCCCGCCCCTCCCGCCTCGTCACTGGCCGCTTCGAGAGCGCGGGCGGAGGCGTTTCAGCGTTACGCCCCTCGCCATTGGTCGGGACGAGATTCGCTTGGTGATTGGGTGCGCGTTCCCCGATAGGCTCCTCGGCCTATCGGGAGCCGCCGGCGGCGCAAAGGGAAGGGATATAAAGGCGGGCCTCAGGGCGCAGGCAACTCACCTGTTGTTTGTCTTGTAGTGGCTGGGCCTTAGTGCCGAGGGGGTAATCGACCGAAGATGTCCGGCCGCGGGAAGCAGGGCGGGAAGGCGCGGGCCAAGGCCAAGTCGCGCTCGTCGCGGGCCGGGCTGCAGTTCCCCGTGGGCCGCGTGCACCGGCTGCTGCGCAAGGGCAACTACGCGGAGCGGGTGGGCGCCGGCGCCCCGGTGTACCTGGCGGCCGTGCTGGAGTACCTGACGGCCGAGATCCTGGAGCTGGCGGGCAACGCGGCCCGCGACAACAAGAAGACGCGCATCATCCCCCGCCACCTGCAGCTCGCCATCCGCAACGACGAGGAGCTCAACAAGCTGCTGGGCAAGGTGACCATCGCGCAGGGCGGCGTGCTGCCCAACATCCAGGCCGTGCTGCTGCCCAAGAAGACAGAGAGCCACAAAGCCAAGAGCAAGTAAACCGCGGCCGCAGAAACGTCCCGAGCAGAGAAGCGAAACCCAAAGGCTCTTTTCAGAGCCACCCACAGTGTCGAGAAAGGAGCTCGAGACGCTGACTGCTGCCGAGTGGGCAGCAGGGGACCGGTGTTGCGTGCGTTTCTCACGGGAGAGCCGTGTCGTTGGGGGCGTGAGATGTGTATGTGGTATGTCTCGTCTCCGGAGCCGTCCTGGCTCGGGTTACGCTGGAGAGCTGAGGCGCGGCCGGGAAGCCTGCGATTTATCTCGTGGTCCCCGCAGCTTCCTAGTCGGGCGGTGCCCGGTTGCCGGAGCGGAGCGCGGAATCGCCTGCAGCCAGCCGTTGCCCGCGCGGGCTTTTCGAAAGAGCGAGGGCGCGTAACCCGGTCGCCGCCGGAGACGGCGCCCCGCTGCAGCGGCCCCGCCCCAGCCGCGCGCAAGAGCGATGAGGCCGTTGCCGGCGCCAGCGAACCCGGCGCGGTCACGGCAGCTTCCCCCTTCATATGTAAGCgagcaggaggaaaggaaggagccGCCGGCCCTCCAGCGGAGGAGAGCTTAGCGAGACACGGAGCCGggctttgctttctcctttttatgtAGTTCGAGCAGAGGCACTGTTCCTTTACCCCCGTGCTTTTTCCGAGCAAAGCCGCTGATGAGGCACGCTAGGTTTGCCCTTCACGGCCCAGCACTTTCCAGGACTCCGCGGCGTCCCTAAACACCTCGAGAAGAGTCAAACTGGCACTCTGCTTGCCTTACAGGGCAGCGCGCCCAGCGAGCTTTTCC
Encoded proteins:
- the LOC130150476 gene encoding histone H2A type 2-C; protein product: MSGRGKQGGKARAKAKSRSSRAGLQFPVGRVHRLLRKGNYAERVGAGAPVYLAAVLEYLTAEILELAGNAARDNKKTRIIPRHLQLAIRNDEELNKLLGKVTIAQGGVLPNIQAVLLPKKTESHKAKSK
- the LOC130150461 gene encoding histone H3, coding for MARTKQTARKSTGGKAPRKQLATKAARKSAPATGGVKKPHRYRPGTVALREIRRYQKSTELLIRKLPFQRLVREIAQDFKTDLRFQSSAVMALQEASEAYLVGLFEDTNLCAIHAKRVTIMPKDIQLARRIRGERA